A genomic region of Anas platyrhynchos isolate ZD024472 breed Pekin duck chromosome 9, IASCAAS_PekinDuck_T2T, whole genome shotgun sequence contains the following coding sequences:
- the GPR171 gene encoding G-protein coupled receptor 171, which produces MSNVSQCYIKTEMEPFTYFYYLIFLMGFLGSCFALWAFTQKGQKQKCMSIYLTNLLTADFLLTLALPVKIIVDLGVASWKLRIFHCQVTACFIYLNMYLSIIFLGFVSMDRCLQLMHSCKIYRIQEPGFAKMLSAVVWTMVLLITVPNMAIPIKTIEERPNAGCIDFKTKFGRDWHVFTNFVCTAIFLNFSAVILISNFLVVRQLYRNKYSESYANVKKALINILLVTAGYILCFVPYHIVRIPYTLSQNDAITNCSLKQTLFQAKESTLLFAVSNLCFDPILYYHLSNSFKLKVTETFIAPKETKAFTDEETEHRNKQQVQTYGL; this is translated from the coding sequence ATGTCAAACGTTTCGCAATGCTATatcaaaacagaaatggaacCTTTCACCTATTTTTACTACTTAATTTTtctaatgggttttctggggAGTTGTTTTGCACTATGGGCATTCACACAAAAAGGTCAAAAACAGAAGTGTATGAGCATCTACTTAACTAACCTCTTAACGGCAGACTTTCTGTTGACATTGGCATTGCCAGTGAAGATAATTGTTGACCTAGGAGTTGCGTCCTGGAAACTGAGAATATTCCATTGTCAAGTTACAGCCTGTTTCATCTACCTGAACATGTATTTATCAATTATATTCTTGGGATTTGTAAGCATGGATCGTTGCCTTCAGCTAATGCACAGCTGTAAGATCTACCGCATTCAGGAGCCTGGATTTGCCAAGATGTTGTCTGCAGTTGTATGGACAATGGTTCTCCTTATAACAGTGCCCAACATGGCTATTCCAATAAAAACCATTGAAGAAAGGCCCAATGCAGGGTGCAttgatttcaaaacaaaatttggaAGAGACTGGCACGTGTTTACAAATTTTGTATGTACAGCAATATTCCTGAACTTTTCAGCTGTGATACTGATTTCCAATTTCCTTGTTGTTAGACAACTCTACAGAAACAAATACAGTGAGAGTTACGCGAATGTGAAGAAGGCGCTGATCAACATATTGCTTGTAACAGCAGGCTACATCCTGTGTTTTGTTCCATACCACATCGTTCGCATTCCCTACACTTTGAGCCAGAACGATGCCATAACCAACTGCTCTCTGAAGCAAACGCTCTTTCAAGCAAAAGAATCTACCTTGCTGTTTGCAGTATCAAACCTCTGTTTTGACCCTATTCTGTATTATCACCTTTCCAATTCATTCAAATTGAAAGTTACTGAGACTTTCATAGCACCCAAAGAGACAAAGGCTTTCACAGATGAAGAGACagaacacagaaacaaacagcaggTGCAGACATACGGATTGTGA
- the P2RY14 gene encoding P2Y purinoceptor 14 — translation MFNSSTNSSGNNCSYDTVITKTVIPLVYCLIFIVGFLLNSVAAWIFLYVSSEKSFIVYLKNIVVADLLMSLTFPFKILADSEIAHPQLNMFVCRYSAVVFYTNMYIGITFFGLIGFDRYYKIVKPLFTSFVHTVNYSKVISIIIWLLFMFISLPNMILTTEISKANYSRKCIGLKSELGRQWHEVSSYICTGIFWIVFLLLIIFYTSISKKIYSSYKKFRRNSDVTKRKTSRNIFSIMFVFVICFVPYHFCRIPYTLSQTSSQFNCQSQRTLFYAKEFTLVLSAANVCLDPIIYFFLCLPFREKLYQKLHLKMKTSHEVDISKSRRSNTLQESVNIL, via the coding sequence ATGTTCAACTCCAGCACAAACTCCTCGGGAAACAACTGCAGTTACGACACAGTAATAACTAAGACAGTCATTCCCCTGGTCTACTGTTTAATTTTCATAGTAGGATTCCTGCTGAACAGCGTGGCAGCATGGATCTTTCTATACGTCTCTAGTGAGAAGAGTTTTATTGTCTATCTCAAAAACATCGTTGTTGCTGATCTCCTGATGAGCTTGACGTTTCCTTTCAAAATTCTTGCTGATTCAGAAATTGCACATCCACAGCTCAACATGTTTGTGTGCAGATACTCTGCGGTTGTTTTTTATACAAACATGTATATTGGAATAACATTTTTTGGCCTCATAGGTTTTGACAGATACTATAAAATCGTAAAGCCTTTATTCACCTCCTTTGTTCACACGGTTAACTACAGTAAGGTTATCTCTATAATCATATGGTTATTGTTTATGTTTATATCCCTTCCAAATATGATTTTAACTACTGAAATCTCTAAAGCAAATTATTCCAGAAAATGTATTGGTCTTAAAAGCGAGCTTGGCAGACAGTGGCACGAGGTGTCAAGTTACATTTGCACAGGGATTTTCTGGATTGTTTTTCTCCTACTAATCATTTTTTATACTTCaatatcaaaaaaaatatatagctcCTATAAAAAATTCAGAAGGAACTCAGACGTTACCAAGAGAAAAACCAGTCGTAATATATTCAGTATCATGTTTGTATTTGTCATTTGCTTTGTACCATATCACTTCTGTAGAATACCATACACTTTAAGTCAAACTAGCTCACAGTTCAACTGCCAGTCACAAAGAACTCTGTTCTATGCAAAGGAGTTTACTCTCGTGTTGTCTGCTGCAAACGTGTGCCTTGAccccattatttattttttcctctgcctaCCTTTTAGAGAAAAGCTGTATCAAAAACTGCACCTCAAGATGAAAACTTCACACGAGGTTGACATTTCTAAATCTAGAAGATCAAACACGCTTCAGGAAAGTGTGAATATTCTGTAA